The window ttataattacatatgtacatatttgaaaaagttttatttggATTTATCATTGTAAGTTCAAAATcatataacaataacaaattATTTCATGAACCATTATGAACTGTTATCCAGTTTTCATTTtaacttcacaaaaaaaaaaagaatattttctcccattaagTTTCAAACTATTTGGAATTTTaatcaaatgcaaaaaaatgcaggacaaaagaaggaaatttaagTAATTCACATAAAATTGATgatagaataaaaaagataaagataatgttacagaattttaaaaattagatacctGTGTCACTGAGGAcatcttttaataaatattactactattaaaacaaaatgagtcCTTCCTAATAGATACAATAATATAGATTAGCTATTTCATTGATTATATTATCTTTACTATTGATAGTTAATTTAAAACATTCCAATCAAAGGAAATCAATTACCTCTCAATACTTACACAAACCTACTGAACTATTCTATGAAGACTGCTTAGAGAGTCCTGGTAAAAATAATTGAGATATGcgcttggtcaggctgccatataaattaataatatatttatgctGATTGGTAGGTAATCGAAAGTAAGGAAAAAGGCATGAATCAAAATGACTTATCCCTAAAGACCTACCCCTGACTGCTGTCTCCAAACTATAACACTGCAGTCCACTGATTCATTCCTCCACCagccttcattttgaaatattgtcTAGGAAGATATTTTGGAGCGCACCACTTTTCTGAGAGCTTCTTTCACATCCTTGTTCCTGAGACTGTAGATCAGGGGGTTCAGCATGGGAATCACTACAGTGTAGAACACTGTGGCCACCTTGTCAGTATTTGTACTGTTGCCAGAACTGGGCCGGCAGTAAGTGAACAGGATCGTCCCATGGAAGACAATGATGGCGGTGAGGTGGGAGGCACAGGTGGAGAAGGCTCTGTACCTTCCCTCTGCGGAGCGCATCCTGAGGACTGTGGCGAGAATAAACAAGTAGGAGGTGACAATGATCACTATGGTTGTGATCTCATTGAAGGAGGCCACAATGTATAGCAACAGTTCATTCATTGAGACATCAGAGCAAGCAAGAGATAAGAGAGGGGGCAGGTCACAAAAGAAGTGGTCAATTACATTGGATCTATAGGATGGGATCTCAAGAGCTAAACACAAGTGGATCAGAGAACACACAGTTCCGCCAAGGTAACAACAAGACACCAGCTCCACACAGAGATTCCGGGACATGGTGACCATGTACAGCAGAGGGTTACAGATGGCCACAAAGCGGTCATAAGCCATCACAGCCAATAAGAAGACCTCAGTTACCACACACGTGCAAAACAAGTAAAATTGCACATTGCAGCCCAGAAAGGAGATGGTTTTGTCCTCATTTAGGATATGAAACAGCATCTTTGGCACAATGGTCGTAGAGTAACAGAAATCCACAAAGGACAGGTGGCTAAGAAAAAAGTACATGGGGGTGTGAAGTCGAGAGCTGATGTGAATCAGCACGATCATGCCCAAGTTTCCCCAAACCGTGACTCCATAGATCAGCAGGAACACCATGAAAAGAAAGACTCTCAGCTCAGGGGCATCTGTTAATCCAAGCAGAATGAACTCGGTCACGGTGGTACAGTTTTCCTTGCCCATGTCTCCACTTCACTGGGGTTGGGGAAGAATGTTAACAGTTATTCTCCATTCTGTGATCCCAAATTCAGTTTTAACTGTCTCCTAAAAGGACCTGAGAATAAGTAGGATAGTTCATTTTTTCAGCCTATAGGACATGGCTCTTGTGAACTTTAGAAAATGTCCATACATTATAGCATTAAATGCATAGAGCTGACAGTCTGATTCACAGATCACACAAAAGCATTCACATCCATAAGTCAATGAGATTCCTTAAACTAGTCCCACACAATTTAAGGCCTGGAAGTGAATCATTAGAAAGACATCAAGTATTATTTAGTTTGCCATATTCCTTTATGAAACTCAAGTCCCTTTTTTCCTGCTTACTTTTTAGTCAGTACTGGAAACACTGAGATCCCcggaaataatttttcaaaatatatagcaCTCTTCATTGTTTTCCACTGAAATGAGAAGAATGCTTCGTTAAGATGGCTAACCCACAgggtattttttataaatgttttagacGGGAAAAgtagattttatgtattttatataaaattagcaTAGTGATTTTGTTAACTAAGTACTTAATGTCAGCCATTATTTAGTGAGTTGGTACTCTTGGATTCAAACTTCCTATAACTATGACTCTGGAGCTTTGTAATGACCCATTTGACAAATAACTTCACTGCTTTCAATCTATTTGAAGACCTAATCAAAGATGTGAATagaaaattattaacaaaaatatgtGCTGTCACATTGCAGCATTACTGATGATAGTAAAATTTAGAAGTAAAGTGTCAAGCAGGCAAGAACTGGTCAGAGTTATGGTGGATATATATTATGGAAAACTACACAGCTGTTAAAATGATAtctttgattaattttattattatttttttaatttttagttatcaattctagaaagaaaacaagggaaggagaggggaagattgagagagggaaagagagagaaagaaacatctatctgttcctggaCGTGCTCTGACCAAgcatcgaaccggcaacctctgtgtatcaggacaacgGCCTAACCAACTGTtattcagccagggcttgaaTAACTTTAGTGACTTGAAAAATGACTACGTTAAAATGGCAAGTTAAAAAATAGTAAGCCAGACTGCAcagatattatatatttgtacataatttaaattttatatttaattctgacAACATATGTAATACATAAATACTTTATTCCAATCACTTTTAAACATACAATATAGAAACTTGCCTGAATTCTCACATAATGTGTTTTATAGGGTTGACTTAAGAAGAGGGGAATGATTTTTTAATAAGAGATGGA is drawn from Saccopteryx leptura isolate mSacLep1 chromosome 1, mSacLep1_pri_phased_curated, whole genome shotgun sequence and contains these coding sequences:
- the LOC136388666 gene encoding olfactory receptor 5L1-like, which translates into the protein MGKENCTTVTEFILLGLTDAPELRVFLFMVFLLIYGVTVWGNLGMIVLIHISSRLHTPMYFFLSHLSFVDFCYSTTIVPKMLFHILNEDKTISFLGCNVQFYLFCTCVVTEVFLLAVMAYDRFVAICNPLLYMVTMSRNLCVELVSCCYLGGTVCSLIHLCLALEIPSYRSNVIDHFFCDLPPLLSLACSDVSMNELLLYIVASFNEITTIVIIVTSYLFILATVLRMRSAEGRYRAFSTCASHLTAIIVFHGTILFTYCRPSSGNSTNTDKVATVFYTVVIPMLNPLIYSLRNKDVKEALRKVVRSKISS